In Haloterrigena turkmenica DSM 5511, a single genomic region encodes these proteins:
- a CDS encoding HEWD family protein produces the protein MSAQVQPPTARVCERCGRTERWDDNLEAWQIAREDGEKQVGNPHCIHEWDINGTFNPVTGNVNAD, from the coding sequence ATGAGCGCGCAAGTACAACCGCCGACTGCCCGCGTCTGCGAACGGTGCGGTCGAACCGAGCGATGGGATGACAACCTCGAGGCCTGGCAGATCGCTCGCGAGGATGGCGAAAAGCAGGTCGGAAATCCACACTGCATTCACGAGTGGGACATCAACGGAACGTTCAATCCCGTCACCGGTAACGTAAACGCGGACTGA
- a CDS encoding phosphoenolpyruvate carboxykinase (ATP) has protein sequence MSETGAETRPLVRELPDPTTASNVRYDPSFEELRDLAADDETTTEFGSPSYVSETRSRSADLTKNAVDAAFDERDHAFVDDAIARAGDREMVCVDRLMGRHPDATFCCRLFIPVEHAHIALGWRDLFEPSDGREPDLYTVMDPDYDETAVRVLPDEGFTAVLGTDYIGEAKKSFLRLYMYRIKEQGGLGLHAGSKRVRVRNEEGDLQTVGQVFMGLSATGKSTLTSHGCWLEDPEDATMLQDDVCGLLPDGTVAGSEGEGLFIKTIGLDDEEQPELYEAATHESAVFENVAVDDDGTVHFDEDRYTSNSRAVVQRDRLESADEKIDLKRMDQAFFITRNPLMPPVAKLTDDQAAVAFMLGESIETSAGDPSRAGESIRVVGTNPFIIGPEGEEGNIFRDLIEALDIECYVINTGYLGEKSKDIGVEESVTVLTETARGTIEWTDDDRTGLTIPESVPGFDIGEYYVPDHVEDYDEAVAELRAERRDYLEQFDELREEIADAVY, from the coding sequence ATGTCCGAAACCGGGGCGGAGACCCGTCCGCTGGTCCGAGAGCTTCCTGACCCGACGACAGCGTCGAACGTGCGGTACGACCCGTCGTTCGAGGAACTCCGCGACCTCGCGGCCGACGACGAGACGACGACCGAGTTCGGATCGCCGTCGTACGTCAGTGAAACGCGATCCCGCAGCGCCGATCTGACGAAAAACGCCGTCGACGCCGCGTTCGACGAGCGCGACCACGCATTCGTCGACGACGCGATCGCCCGCGCGGGCGACCGCGAGATGGTCTGCGTCGATCGGCTGATGGGACGCCATCCCGATGCGACCTTCTGTTGCCGACTGTTCATCCCCGTCGAGCACGCTCACATCGCACTGGGCTGGCGGGACCTGTTCGAACCGTCGGACGGTCGAGAGCCCGACCTCTATACGGTCATGGACCCCGACTACGACGAGACCGCCGTCCGCGTCCTTCCCGACGAGGGCTTTACGGCCGTGCTGGGGACCGATTACATCGGCGAGGCCAAGAAGTCGTTCCTCCGGCTGTACATGTACCGGATCAAGGAACAGGGCGGCCTCGGCCTCCACGCGGGCAGCAAGCGCGTTCGCGTTCGTAACGAGGAGGGGGACCTCCAGACCGTCGGTCAGGTGTTCATGGGCCTGTCGGCGACCGGCAAGTCGACGCTCACCTCCCACGGCTGCTGGCTCGAGGACCCCGAAGACGCCACGATGCTCCAGGACGACGTCTGTGGCCTCCTGCCCGACGGCACCGTCGCCGGCAGCGAGGGCGAGGGGCTGTTCATCAAGACCATCGGCCTCGACGACGAGGAACAGCCCGAACTCTACGAGGCCGCGACCCACGAGTCGGCCGTCTTCGAGAACGTCGCCGTCGACGACGACGGGACGGTCCACTTCGACGAGGATCGCTACACCTCGAACTCCCGAGCGGTCGTCCAGCGCGACCGACTCGAGAGCGCCGACGAGAAGATCGACCTCAAGCGGATGGACCAGGCCTTCTTCATCACCCGAAATCCGCTGATGCCGCCGGTCGCGAAGCTCACGGACGATCAGGCGGCCGTCGCCTTCATGCTCGGCGAATCGATCGAGACCAGCGCCGGCGATCCGTCCCGCGCGGGCGAGTCGATCCGCGTGGTCGGAACCAACCCATTCATCATCGGCCCCGAGGGCGAGGAGGGCAACATCTTCCGAGACCTCATCGAGGCGCTGGACATCGAGTGTTACGTCATCAACACGGGCTATCTCGGCGAGAAATCCAAAGACATCGGCGTCGAGGAGTCCGTGACCGTCCTCACCGAAACCGCCCGCGGAACGATCGAGTGGACCGACGACGACCGCACCGGACTGACGATCCCCGAGAGCGTGCCCGGGTTCGACATCGGCGAGTACTACGTCCCCGACCACGTCGAGGACTACGACGAGGCCGTCGCAGAGCTGCGAGCCGAGCGTCGCGACTACCTCGAGCAGTTCGATGAACTCCGCGAGGAGATCGCGGACGCCGTCTACTGA
- a CDS encoding MBL fold metallo-hydrolase: MRVTYLESAAILVEDERTSILCDPWLVDGAYYGSWAHYPEPEFDPEDFNDVDYIYISHIHPDHFDPDTLERMDTDIPVLIHDYRWDYLHDAIAALGFDVIELSHGERTPLEGDMHINVLAADGCDPERCGNYFGCTWYDDEAEDPGSTQVDSMAVMDNGEQTVVNTNDVPFSIAESVCRTVADEYGTVDLLCHQYSAAQFYPQAVTDYSHEEKIRERDRVIREKHERALEFIDIFEPRYYMPFAGEYVLTGDLAHLNEYTANPPREEALEFFTEAVDPDDHECVFLNSGEHIDLETGERSAPFEPADPEAKRRYIEEELAPRSFEYESDPMPTLSELQAYVPYAYESLEEKRERIGYSTETTVLISLVDDVYLELSMNGGGYRYVSDPRPVEYDGYVTLEVDARLLKRLFEGPHSAYWADAKIGSHLGVQKEPDIYERGLYLCLGSFHTHGHDVPVEADATASAKATQE; this comes from the coding sequence ATGCGAGTGACCTATCTCGAGTCGGCAGCGATCCTCGTCGAAGACGAGCGGACATCGATTCTCTGTGATCCCTGGCTGGTGGACGGCGCGTACTACGGCTCGTGGGCGCACTATCCCGAACCGGAGTTCGACCCCGAGGACTTCAACGACGTCGACTACATCTACATCTCGCACATCCATCCGGATCACTTCGATCCCGACACGCTCGAGCGCATGGACACGGACATTCCGGTGCTCATCCACGACTACCGGTGGGACTACCTCCACGACGCCATCGCCGCACTGGGCTTCGACGTGATCGAACTGTCCCACGGCGAGCGCACGCCGCTCGAGGGCGACATGCACATCAACGTGCTCGCGGCCGACGGCTGCGATCCGGAGCGCTGCGGGAACTACTTCGGCTGTACGTGGTACGATGACGAGGCGGAGGACCCGGGCTCGACGCAGGTCGACTCGATGGCAGTCATGGATAACGGGGAGCAGACGGTCGTCAACACCAACGACGTGCCGTTTTCGATCGCCGAGTCGGTCTGCCGGACGGTCGCCGACGAGTACGGGACGGTCGACCTCCTCTGTCACCAGTACAGCGCGGCGCAGTTCTACCCCCAGGCCGTCACCGACTACAGCCACGAGGAGAAGATCCGCGAGCGCGACCGCGTTATCCGCGAGAAACACGAGCGCGCGCTCGAGTTCATCGACATCTTCGAACCCCGCTACTACATGCCCTTCGCTGGCGAGTACGTGCTGACGGGCGATCTCGCCCATCTCAACGAGTACACGGCAAACCCGCCCCGCGAGGAGGCGCTCGAGTTCTTCACCGAGGCCGTCGATCCCGACGACCACGAGTGCGTGTTCTTGAACTCCGGCGAACACATCGACCTCGAGACCGGCGAGCGATCCGCGCCGTTCGAGCCAGCGGATCCGGAGGCGAAGCGCCGCTACATCGAGGAAGAGTTGGCGCCGCGATCGTTCGAGTACGAGAGCGATCCGATGCCGACGCTGTCGGAGCTCCAGGCGTACGTTCCCTACGCCTACGAGAGTCTCGAGGAGAAGCGCGAGCGGATCGGGTACAGCACCGAGACGACGGTCCTGATATCGCTAGTCGACGACGTCTACCTCGAGCTCTCGATGAACGGCGGCGGCTACCGGTACGTGTCAGATCCGCGCCCCGTGGAGTACGACGGCTACGTCACACTCGAGGTCGACGCTCGACTCCTGAAACGACTGTTCGAGGGCCCCCATAGCGCCTACTGGGCGGACGCGAAAATCGGCTCGCACCTCGGGGTCCAGAAGGAGCCGGACATCTACGAGCGTGGGTTGTACCTCTGTCTCGGATCGTTCCACACACACGGCCACGACGTGCCAGTCGAGGCGGACGCGACAGCGAGTGCGAAAGCGACACAGGAGTAG
- a CDS encoding protein sorting system archaetidylserine synthase (This PssA-like phosphatidyltransferase, along with a PssD-like decarboxylase, is required in Haloarchaea for the archaeosortase ArtA to replace the PGF-CTERM sorting signal with a C-terminal lipid anchor.) translates to MLPRFVGRLGVADAVTVSNAALGFIAVVVAFVDIALAARLILLAAVADGLDGILARRYGGTDAGPYLDSLADVASFAVAPAVVAFVVITDGLALGFDAVTGELLLVTGICALFVAMAVTRLGMYTAFDVSGNYTEGIQTTLAATILGAAILAGETHPKLVLAVTGAFCYLMVSRIEYPDLLARDAAIMGVVHVLAVLIPEFAGRTFPYALLTLGVAYMTLSPWFYWREERQTTAPDAHGNA, encoded by the coding sequence ATGCTCCCCCGGTTCGTCGGGCGACTGGGCGTCGCCGACGCGGTGACCGTCTCCAACGCGGCTCTGGGGTTTATCGCCGTGGTCGTCGCCTTCGTCGACATCGCGCTCGCCGCGCGGCTCATTCTACTGGCGGCGGTCGCGGACGGGCTGGACGGGATCCTCGCCCGCCGCTACGGCGGCACCGACGCCGGTCCCTACCTCGACTCGCTGGCCGACGTCGCCTCCTTCGCGGTCGCCCCCGCGGTCGTCGCCTTCGTCGTCATCACCGACGGCCTCGCGCTCGGATTCGACGCGGTGACGGGCGAACTCCTCCTCGTGACCGGGATCTGTGCGCTGTTCGTCGCGATGGCCGTCACCCGGCTCGGCATGTACACGGCCTTCGATGTCAGCGGTAACTACACCGAAGGCATCCAGACGACGCTGGCGGCGACGATCCTCGGCGCGGCGATTCTGGCCGGGGAGACTCACCCGAAGCTCGTCCTCGCGGTGACGGGCGCGTTCTGTTACCTGATGGTCTCGCGCATCGAGTACCCCGACCTGCTCGCTCGCGACGCGGCCATCATGGGCGTCGTCCACGTTTTGGCGGTCCTGATCCCCGAATTCGCCGGTCGTACGTTCCCCTACGCGCTGTTGACGCTCGGTGTCGCGTACATGACGTTGAGCCCCTGGTTCTACTGGCGCGAGGAGCGCCAGACGACGGCGCCCGACGCGCATGGAAACGCTTAG
- the cutA gene encoding divalent-cation tolerance protein CutA: MPTVYITTPPAEADRIAETLVEDRLAACVNRLSTTSTYRWKGEVHRDDEAVLLAKTTADAYDDLVDCVEELHPYDVPCIERFDEAHVLESFAEWRTETVE, translated from the coding sequence ATGCCGACGGTCTACATTACGACACCACCGGCCGAAGCCGACCGGATCGCTGAGACGCTCGTCGAAGACCGACTCGCGGCCTGCGTTAATCGGCTGTCGACGACCTCGACTTACCGCTGGAAGGGCGAGGTTCACCGCGACGACGAAGCCGTCCTGCTCGCGAAGACGACCGCCGACGCCTACGACGATCTGGTCGACTGCGTCGAAGAGCTCCATCCCTACGACGTCCCCTGTATCGAACGCTTCGACGAAGCGCACGTCCTCGAGTCGTTCGCCGAGTGGCGGACCGAAACCGTCGAGTGA
- a CDS encoding 50S ribosomal protein L11 — protein MAGTIEVLVPGGQANPGPPLGPELGPTPVDVQAVVQEINDQTEAFDGTEVPVTVDYEDDGSFSIDVGVPPTAELIKDEAGFDTGSGEPQKDFVADLSIEQVKQIAEQKLPDLLAYDPKNAAKEVVGTCASMGVTIEGDDAREFKEKVDAGEYDDVLLEEAAA, from the coding sequence ATGGCTGGAACCATCGAAGTGCTCGTTCCGGGTGGCCAGGCCAACCCTGGCCCACCGCTCGGTCCCGAGCTCGGACCGACCCCTGTCGACGTGCAGGCGGTCGTACAGGAAATCAACGACCAGACGGAAGCGTTCGACGGGACCGAGGTCCCCGTCACCGTCGACTACGAGGACGACGGATCGTTCTCGATTGACGTCGGTGTCCCACCGACGGCCGAACTGATCAAGGACGAGGCCGGATTCGACACCGGCAGCGGCGAACCCCAGAAGGACTTCGTCGCCGACCTCTCGATCGAGCAGGTCAAACAGATCGCCGAGCAGAAACTCCCCGATCTGCTCGCCTACGATCCGAAAAACGCGGCGAAGGAAGTCGTCGGCACCTGCGCCTCGATGGGCGTCACTATCGAGGGCGACGACGCTCGCGAGTTCAAGGAGAAGGTCGACGCCGGCGAGTACGACGACGTACTCCTCGAGGAAGCCGCAGCGTAG
- a CDS encoding cupredoxin domain-containing protein, whose translation MNRRVYLAAVGSAVSAGLAGCSAVTSPFENDDPCDGQGCTIGMNRNAFLPDEYEASVGETVVWKNTSEAIHTVTAREASLPEGADYFATGGFEDEQTAIDAWHESQGGKLETRETFEHTFEVPGTYTYICEPHVNAGMTGQIIVSE comes from the coding sequence ATGAATCGGCGCGTCTATCTCGCCGCCGTCGGCTCCGCCGTTTCGGCCGGACTGGCGGGCTGTTCGGCCGTCACCAGCCCTTTCGAGAACGACGATCCCTGTGACGGCCAGGGATGTACCATCGGGATGAACCGGAACGCGTTCCTCCCCGACGAGTACGAGGCCAGCGTCGGCGAGACCGTCGTCTGGAAGAACACCAGCGAAGCCATCCACACGGTGACGGCCCGCGAGGCGAGCCTCCCCGAGGGCGCCGACTACTTCGCGACCGGCGGCTTCGAGGACGAACAGACGGCGATCGACGCCTGGCACGAGTCCCAGGGCGGGAAACTCGAGACCCGCGAGACGTTCGAGCACACGTTCGAGGTGCCGGGAACCTACACCTACATCTGCGAACCCCACGTCAACGCCGGGATGACCGGCCAGATCATCGTCTCCGAGTGA